TTTGGTGCCGTTCCTTTTGTTCATTGTCCCGTTTGGCCTGGTGCTGAAGCAGCCAGACTTGAGTACGGCGCTCGTCTTTATTTCGGTGACGTATGTCGGGTTCTTTTTTGCGGGGCTTAGCCTTACCGACATGTTCCTGCTCACGAGCCCGTTGCTCTCGGTGCTGTTCTCGCATTCGCAGACGGTTGTGTTCCAGTTGCTGTGGGGACTGTTGATTTGCGCGGTGGTGTTTGCACTGGTTCGCCGTCGCCTTCCCAAGGTGCTGACTGGATTTTTCCTTGTGGCGAACATCTTTGCGGGCTATGCGAGTTCCATGGCGTGGAACATGCTGGAACCGCACCAGCAAAAGCGCGTGAACACCTTCTTGGACCCCATGAGCGATCCGCTGGGCGACGGTTACCAGGTGCTGCAGTCGCTCACGGCTATTGGCTCGGGCGGCCTCACCGGCAAGGGTTTTGGCAATGGAACGCAGACCAACCTCGCGTTTTTGCCCGAGGAACATACCGACTTCATTTTTAGCGTGCTGGGCGAGCAGTTCGGCTTTGTCGGTTGTATGTTCATCTTGGTTTTGTACGCGCTCTTTTTGTGGCGCGCCACTTCGACGAGCAAACTCTACTCGGATCCTTTCATTACTTTGGTCGTAATGGGGGCGAGCACCATATTCCTGTTCCACATCCTGGTGAACATCGCCATGACCATCGGCCTCATGCCGGTGACGGGCCTTCCTCTGCCGTTCCTCTCTTATGGAGGTTCCTTCGCCATGACCTGCATGGTGCTGGTGGGAGGGATTATCTGCATGCGTTACCAGGGACAGCGTCGCTAATTTTTTACAAAATCGTTTAGCACAAAATCTTCCAAAAATCCGTTTATAGGGTAGGGGCTCTTTAAGGGAAACCCTAAAGGCGGACGATATGGACTTGGCAAGACGATTTTCGAATTTTGTTTTTGGCATGGAATGCTTGGGGTGCGGTTCCACGTCTGAGGTCCTGGACCCGTGGCTGTGCCCTGCCTGCAGGCAGGCCTTGGCAAACGAATCCAAGGAGACGCGCTTCCCTAACGACGATGTGGTTTGCCTATTCCCGATGCGTACGTTGTCGCGGAGGCTCGTCCATGCGCTCAAGTACAAGAGCATCCCCGGCGTGGCCTCGTACCTGGTGCGCCGTTCTTCATTGTGCAACCGGGGCTTGGCGTCCCAGTTCTTGGCGCAGTTCCCGGAGCCGTATTTTTTTGTCCCTGTTCCGCTCCATAGGGCGAGGTACAGGGAGCGGGGGTATAACCAGGCCGAAAAAATCGCAGCCGCACTGGCGTGGGCGGTTCACGGGCGTGTTTGCAAGTGGCTTTACCGCAAAACATTCCATGTGTCGCAAACGAAACTCTCTAGGGAAGAGCGGGAATGGAATGTGGCAGGGGCCTTTGGAACTATGCTTCCCGAAAAAATGCCGACGAGGGGGACTGTTTTTATTGTGGACGATGTTTTTACCACGGGGGCGACAACGGGAGCCTGTATGGCGGCGTTTGGGAAGGACTTCCCGTTGAACGTCAAAATATGCACGTTGCTTTACGAGGAACCCGCCACGGCGGTAATGGATTTTGTTGCCGACAACTCGGTGGAATGGAATCCGTAGGGTGGCTTCAAATGCAAAAAAGCACCGTTTTGCGGTGCTTTTGAGCGGAGGAAGAGGGACTCGAACCCCCAAGCCTTACGGCGGCGGTTTTCAAGACCGCTGACTTACCAATTAGCCTATTCCTCCATGGTAGCAGCTAAGATAAAAAAAGATGGGTTGTTTCGTCAATTGATTTTGAAATGTTCACAAATATTAACTAATTTTGTAGTGCTATGGAATCAATGAATGACGCCAATATTGTGAAAGCCATTGCCTCGGGAGAGTCCTCGGATTCCGAGAGAATTCTTGGTTTGCTTTTCTCTTATATGCCCAAGATTGCGGCTGAACGCAAGATGGACAACCTCTTGGTGCTTATGGCTGACCTTGGCCGCTTGCTGGTGCAGGCGGATCGCTGCTCCTTGTGGCTCATTGATTCCGAGAAGAACGAGCTGTGGACCAAGGTTGCGCACGGCGTGAGTGAATTGCGTATCCCGCTTAATGCCGGTTTTGTTGGCTATGCCGCCAAAACGGGCGAGGCGTTGTTGATTGACGATGCGTACAAGGATGACCGTTTTGATCGCCGCAGCGACGAGAAAACTCATTACCGCACCACTTCGGTGATGGCGGTGCCCTTGATGAACGGCGCGGGTCAGGTGATTGGTGTTTACCAGGCCATCAACAAGCAGGGGGAGACGCCTGTTTTCTCCCGCCAGGATTTGGAACGCTTGGCGCTCACTGCTGTGTATTCTGCCAAGACAATCGAGTCGGCGCGCTTGACTGCGGAACTGGAAGCGTCCAAGGTCGAACTCGAGGCGACTCAAGAAGAACTAATCCATATCTTGGGCGATGTCTCTGAATCCAGGAGCCGCGAGACCGGCGACCACATTCAGCGCGTGGCCGAAATTTCTTACAAGCTGGCTCTCTACTACGGACTTTCCGAAGAAGAGGCGGAACGCATTCGCTTGGCGGCGCCCATGCACGACCTGGGCAAGGTCAGCATCCCCGACGCCATCTTGAACAAGCCGGGACGCTTTACCGACGATGAATTTGCCATCATGAAGTCCCATGCCATTAATGGCGAAATGGTCTTGATGAAGTCCAAGCGCGACCTCCTCCGCTTTGCGGCGACGTTGGCGGGTTCCCACCACGAGCGTTGGGACGGCAAGGGGTACCCGCGTGGACTCAGGGGCGAGGAAATCCCCTTGGCTGGACGTATTTGTGCCGTTGCCGACGTTTTGGACGCCCTCTCGAGCCCGCGCTGCTATAAGCCCGCCTGGCCCGAAGAAAAGGTGCGTGAAGAGTTTATTAGGCAGCGTGGCGGCCAGTTCCAGCCGGAACTCATCGACGTGCTTGTGGAGCACTGGGACGACGTGTTCGGTTGCTTCCGCAAGGCTCGTGCCGAAATGGAAGCCGCCCAGGCTGCCGCGGCCGCTGCTCAAGCTGCTGACCAGAACCGTGCTGGCTAGTCGAAATCGCCAATTTAAGGCAATCAAGACAATCTGTGTAAAAAAAAGAAAACCCTCGACTTTCGTCGAGGGTCTTCGTGGTTCCGATTGGAATTGAACCAACGACACGCGGATTTTCAGTCCACTGCTCTACCAACTGAGCTACAGAACCATTAGTAGAGCCAAAGATAGCAGAATGTGTGATTCTTGTCAAGGGTAAATAGAATATTACCTTACTTTTTTTGCTTTTTTCCCATAATCTTCTAAATTTAGGGGTAGGGTTGTAAGATTGGGTTCTGCAGGGCGAGGCTTTGCAACAAACCATTTTTTTGAGATGTCAGCGTGCGCCATTTGACGAAAATTAAATTATCTGTGATGTTGGGATGCGGACTATGGTTCGGCGCCCTCGTTGCCTGTTCTAGCGAGGATTCTTCCTCGGATCCGTACGAAAGTTTGGCTGATGTTGTGAAGGTGGATCCTGTTACGGGCGATACCATTGTACTGCACAGGGATATCGATACCGTGATGCATGTTACCGAGACAGGTGAAACGACTTGGGTCGCTGACACGATTTTAATCCCCGAGGACACCACCCTTCACTGGGTCGGCGAGTCCGCATTGCGCATTACCGAGATTTCTCCGCTGAACCTGAACTGGAATGACTCCGAAGGCGACGACGGATCTTGGGTCGAAATTTACAACGCGGGAACCGAACCCGCCAACCTCAAGGGATACTCCCTCGTCGAGAACCTGAAGGCCGCGCGCAAGTGGGTTTTCGGAAATGAAGTTATTCAGCCTAAAAAGTTCAGAATCGTTTTTTGCGATAAGAAGGACATTCCCGAGGTTCAGGGCGCCGGCGCTGATTCGGACACCTCCCATGCGCGCACGCACACGAACTGGAAAATGGACAAAGACAGCGGGACCGTTTACTTGATTGACCCGTACTATGGTATCCGCGACTCGGTAAAGTACCCGACAATCCAGAG
The sequence above is drawn from the Fibrobacter sp. UWP2 genome and encodes:
- the rodA gene encoding rod shape-determining protein RodA, encoding MSSGRFLDKSLKFDWLFMLTTLALMACGIILVYSATVSEELPFYETFWFKQIVYFLGGCLLATGIVFLRIDWIKRMAVPLYVLALILLCVVLFFAGDVVKGAGRWIDLGFIKLQPSEFAKIAYLLIISYWLSRHPVDLAKVKTFLVPFLLFIVPFGLVLKQPDLSTALVFISVTYVGFFFAGLSLTDMFLLTSPLLSVLFSHSQTVVFQLLWGLLICAVVFALVRRRLPKVLTGFFLVANIFAGYASSMAWNMLEPHQQKRVNTFLDPMSDPLGDGYQVLQSLTAIGSGGLTGKGFGNGTQTNLAFLPEEHTDFIFSVLGEQFGFVGCMFILVLYALFLWRATSTSKLYSDPFITLVVMGASTIFLFHILVNIAMTIGLMPVTGLPLPFLSYGGSFAMTCMVLVGGIICMRYQGQRR
- a CDS encoding HD-GYP domain-containing protein, producing the protein MESMNDANIVKAIASGESSDSERILGLLFSYMPKIAAERKMDNLLVLMADLGRLLVQADRCSLWLIDSEKNELWTKVAHGVSELRIPLNAGFVGYAAKTGEALLIDDAYKDDRFDRRSDEKTHYRTTSVMAVPLMNGAGQVIGVYQAINKQGETPVFSRQDLERLALTAVYSAKTIESARLTAELEASKVELEATQEELIHILGDVSESRSRETGDHIQRVAEISYKLALYYGLSEEEAERIRLAAPMHDLGKVSIPDAILNKPGRFTDDEFAIMKSHAINGEMVLMKSKRDLLRFAATLAGSHHERWDGKGYPRGLRGEEIPLAGRICAVADVLDALSSPRCYKPAWPEEKVREEFIRQRGGQFQPELIDVLVEHWDDVFGCFRKARAEMEAAQAAAAAAQAADQNRAG
- a CDS encoding ComF family protein; the protein is MECLGCGSTSEVLDPWLCPACRQALANESKETRFPNDDVVCLFPMRTLSRRLVHALKYKSIPGVASYLVRRSSLCNRGLASQFLAQFPEPYFFVPVPLHRARYRERGYNQAEKIAAALAWAVHGRVCKWLYRKTFHVSQTKLSREEREWNVAGAFGTMLPEKMPTRGTVFIVDDVFTTGATTGACMAAFGKDFPLNVKICTLLYEEPATAVMDFVADNSVEWNP